In Chaetodon auriga isolate fChaAug3 chromosome 9, fChaAug3.hap1, whole genome shotgun sequence, the genomic window CTAAAAATCTAGGGTCCTCAACACAGACCAAAAGGTTTGACGCTGCCTGTGtaggaaacacagaaagaacCATGTTTGACAACAGACCTCCCTGCAGCCAAATATggtacatgtttgtgtgtttaagtttGTGTAGATGTGGTCTATGTTTGTCCCATGTAGAGTGTTTATGTTGAAAGGCCATAGTATAAACAGCAGAGGATGCGAGGGCTTAACTGGAAGACAATGGCATATAGATAACTGCAAGGGGGATGTTTTTGGTGGTCTCTCCCCTTCTGTTAAGAGAAATGTTTGCACCTCCTTCCTGAGGACaggcacacgtacacacatctcacaaagaaacacaggaaCATCTTAACAAAACAAGGCATCCTGTTATTCTCACTAATTGGAAGAAGCAATGCCTATTCGTGCCATCtagagcacatacacacacactctcacacatgttaggttttcatcacttttggggacattacatagacttacattgatttcctggagacttacccttaccataaccataacaataaccactacttgcctaacccttaCTGTAATCTTAACCTAACCCTAATCCAGGTCTTCACCCTAAAacttaatgatttacatttttatgacctgcacagatttatgtccccacaacatgagtaatacattagcacgcacacacccaaatacacacacccacaatcTACtctccaaaaacatgcacatccTGTTTCATAGCACACCCATAAATATGACGAATATGTCTTAATCAAAAAGGACAGAAGTTTTATTGCCCTTGCAGATTGCTTTCAATGAAATCATTGCATGAAGCTATTTCTGGGAAATTGGGTTGACATCCCAGGGACCCTGACTTTCACCCCCGCTGCCCTGTGGCCCCTCCAGCTCAGCTCTGCcacctcctttcttcttcatcgCTTTGACACTTAGCACTCTCATTATTTTTCCCTTTCAAAAACCATTTCAATTACCCCCTGAGCGGCAGGGGCCAGCCAGACTGTGTTGTAATAaagcatacacatacatgtgagatgcacacatgcacacaggcacagtgTCTCCTCCAAAAACACATATATAGGGAGACAATTGGTTAACAACCCGAAGTGTTGGTTTCTCTCACATATGGGCACACTGCTTGCACCAGTTGCTATTTGTGAGTCCTTCACAGGATATTAGTGCCTGCGCTGGGTGTTAAAGAGCCGTGGGACAATGTGTGCAGTGAAATAACGCGTATCCTCTGAGGACTGGTGATTTCTCCACAGTTTGGAGCAGAGTACAAGAGAAAACCGCTCATTGAAACAGCTAAATGTAGATGAGTTCCTCCACCAAATCTTTAGAGTACTCCATATTTTAAAAGTCGAAACAAAACCTTTTTCTACACTTCATGACGATTCTTGAATGCTTATGATAGTCCTGTGTTTCCTCATCTTGGTATTGCTTTGCTGctgattagtcaattaattgattagttgatgGACAGGCAATTAATTGGCCAATGTTTTGATACCAATGAATCAGCAGTGAATCTGCATTTTTTTAACCACAATTCAACAGCAATTTCTGTACTGCAAACCCAAAGTCAAAATTGATGCAAGTATTGGTTATAGTTAGTCATGAGGTCAGGTTAGGACTGCTCCATAACATcaaattgaaataattaaatatcTGATTCCCATATTTCCCTGCCAGTCAGCaagaaatacatttcatgtTTGGAATCTTTGTTATTTGGACTAGAATTTAGACAGAAACCATACATGCTGTGATGGAGACCTGCTGGTGGGACAGGTGCAGTTTGAAAGGTGACAATGAGGGTCAATTAAAATACGCGGCCGTTATCAAAGATTAATCTGCAAGACATAGAAGATCTGTAAACACCTTAGTGCAACTTTGGCTGCTTTCATAGCATCTGGCCCCTTGAAGAGCCTTTTTTGGTCAATTTCTCGACTAATCTCTGATTGTTACGGTGCAGTTAAGACATTACGGTGTTAtctgtgttattttttcatAATGTGATGAATGAATGCGTTATGGAATAATTTTACATTTAGCTGTGTCACCCTTACTGACAAACATGCTAAGCTAGACaggtcagtgagtgtgtgtgaaattttgGGCTGCTTTTTGTCCAAGGAAGCTTGCCTGGAGTAACACTAACTTAAGAGCTTTGATGTAATGTTTATAATCTTGAAGTCTGTATACCTTACTTTGCTCCAAGTTAAAGGCGTAAAAGGAGACACTGAAATTGAATGACTCAAACTGGACTGGTAGCTGCATGTTTGCCATTtatgtacaaaacaaaacaaggtcTTTACAGTATTTGAATAGGTTAGATCAGGAAGGAGAGGTCACATATTTCTTTAAGCTCCATATGTTCTCAGGCCGAGACTTCAGAGCTCAGAGGTcacagtggctgctgctggCGGCTTCCAGCCTCCAGCCTCAGTTTCATCTTTCCGAGATTTAAATGCACAGTCTGTAATTTCCCCCGCTAGGGATCTCTCAGTCAAAACAGTGAAGGGGTTTGATGACATGTTGAAGTAGCGTGGTATCttgggagttgttgtcttcattaaACAACCACTATTGCAGATGAAAATTAATAATCATGCTCCATCTCGAGGgagcaataaaaacaatagTAAACAGCAGAATGGTTTTAGCTAGTTGGCTGACTTCCCTCCTCACTCCCTGACATATCATGAGGTGTTTCCCCAGAAGTTATAGCGACCAGAGGGGGTAAAGGAGACAACTCACTGTCACCTTGAATAAAATTTCGGATTTCTCTGGATTTGAACATTGATGGAGACGTTTGGGATACTGCAAGTCCACAACTCAACAATATATATAGTGTACAGTAGGTGAAGTCATTTCTAGAAATTATTATGTAGAAAAGTTACATATTGTACCTTTAATTCTTTAAAAATCTGAGGCGATACAGGAGggagaagcagctgcagccacaccAATACAATCACTCAAAACACATGAACTTACTtgtccataaacacagacattttcagcactcctccacatgcacacacaaacaatacacTTGTCACACTTGCCATACTACTGCCACCAGCGTGCACACACCGCCAACCATAAACCCCCACATTCGTTACATATCAGTGACCGTGTGCAGAGGAAGGAGCAGGGTAATAACAAGTGTGAGACAGGAAATCCCACTCTGTGGGTGGAGGCTAATGAATGCTCAGGGAGCAACGCCAGGAGAGCACCGCTGCCCTTTAAGACTTTAAGTATTTAAGTTCAGATGCGAGTCACACAAGAAAGCAGAGGCACAAACTTAAATTGAAAAACGTCTCCCACAAATCTCTTTTTGGAAACCGAGGACGCTCTGATGTTGAAGAGAGCAGTTTCAGCGTGCTGCACCGACACTGTGGATATAGTAGATGCCAGAAGGTGGCTGGGCTTGTTTATAGACTATTCTTTCATGCATCTCTGAGGCCAGTTAACAAATAGCTTGAAATAAGGTTGTGTGGTGCTTTGTCACTATGGATCAGTATGCTACACCAGAGActgtacagacagacatacCCTCTGGGGTTTCTTGGCACTTTGTTGATTAGTGTTACATAAACAGGCCCCTCCTGAGCCTCCAATCCGCCTCTATCTGCTTTCTGAAGCCACCCAGATCTGGAAATCAGAACTTTGGAAAATCACATTAGCAATGTGCATTTGGTATCTAAGAATGCCTCAAGGCAAAAAATAATCACTATGTGACCCCACATAGTGATCCTGCCCCAggttgtaatgtgtgtgtgtcactgtgaggATGCAATTAGCTTCAGCTTGAAGCCAGGGGCATAAACACCTTCCCATATGACCACAGtaaatgtatacacacacaggcacatgctgatagatgaacacacacacaccaacataaCATAACCCACAGTGCTATAAGGAATCAATGCAGGCAAATGATCGTTTAAAATACAGCAGCCATGCTTGTAGTTCAGACTCAATCATTAAGGTTTAATGTTGTCTTAACCTCCTCCCCACAACACAGCCTGTGGCATGAGCACTTCACCACAGAATATATTGTTTAAtttcctctgcagttttttAAATAAGCACAACAGCGGGGCCTTGAATGCTTGCCAGTGCCAGTGGTATCAGGGAGCTCCGGCAGGCCCCACAGGCCTCTGAATAAACTGACCAGAGCAGAAAGAGGCCATAGTCTTCACTTGGCACGCTCTAGCAGTGTATTTGTTGCACCAAGAGACTCAGGGGATAATGCGGAGATAGCACTAATAATGCTTGGAAGAGCTTGAGAAGAATTCCTTCTCAGTCTCTTACAAGCATATTTTATCCCTCACAGGTCCTGAATTCAGAGACAGTAACAGAGTGCAGCTTTGGCGATGTAGAGTGAACGGTGCTGAAGTGGAACAGTTTTTATAGCTGGTCAAAACTTTCAGTcataaaacatgacacacactAACTTAAGTACATACAGAGAGGGCATGAAGTGAGAGAAATCATATAGATCTACTCCCACTGTGCCACACAGGCCTACTGAAGGCTGCAATAATATACAGTTGATGTTATTTTTCCATTCCTGCAGTATAGAAGAACTACAGTATACTGAAGCCTACTCATAAGTTTGGTGACAGTGCAGAGCAGTAAATGCTTCCCAGGAGACTCCCATTGCCAGCTATAGATGTGATTTACAAGCCTGCAGCAGCCTTTAACTGTCTGGTTTCTAGCTTTCCACACCTAGAAGGCTGTAACTTCTTCTCTGCGAGTCTCATTAGCTAATTGAATATCATGAAGTTTTTAGCGGGCTgtgaggagaaggggagggggatAGCATTTTTGTAAAGGGCCAAACATAAATATCCTTCATGGCAGTGTAACACACCACAATACGAACGACCTCTTCAACCTACCTATGGGTAAGGCGAGAAAGAAGGGCAGCCAACAAAGCGTAAACATGCCGACCACAACTCCCAAAgtttttgctgctttcttcTCCCGGGAGAATTTCAGAAGTTTCACCGTGAGGGAACTTCTGGCTTGGTGTGCGCGGCCCTTGCCGGTGCCTGAATTGCCGGACTCCTCCTGCACCTGTGAACCCTTGTGGATCCTGAGGGTCAGCTCACTGGAGTTCATCCTCTCGCGCATCACACCGGCTTCCAGGTTCTTAGTGGTCCGTTTGGCGACAATATACACCCGGCAGTACATGGCCAGAATAACGACGAGAGGGATGTAAAAGGAACcgagggaggagaagagcgCGTAAAACGGCTCCTCGGTGATCGGGCAAACGGTGTCGTCCGGCGACGGCGGCTGCTTCCACCCGAACAGAGGTCCGATGGAGATGACCACCGACAGCGCCCACACCCCCAGCATGGCCAGCAGAGCCCGCTTCTCTGTCACGATGCCCGGGTACTGCAGCGGGTGGCTCACTCCGATGTAGCGGTCGATGGATATTACGCACAGGCTCATGATGGACGCCGTGCAGCACAACACATCCACCGCCGCCCAGATGTCACAGAAGATCCTGCCAAACACCCAATAGTCTAGGATCTCCAGGGTGGCGGACACCGGCAGCACCGTGGTgctcagcagcaggtcagcGATGGCCAGGTTGATGATGAAGTAGTTCGTCGGGGTGCGCAGGTGCCTGTTGCACACCACCGAGAGGATGACGAGGATGTTGCCCGCGATGGCGAATACGATGAAAGCCCCCAGGACCAAGCCGAGCGGGATGGCTCGGGTGAGGTCCACTTCGCTGGGCTCCGTGTGGTTTCCCCCGGAGCTGTTTGTAAAGTTGACCTGGGAGTGTCCCAGAGTCCCATCGAGTTCCGAGGAACCATTTTTCCACAAGTTTGTGACATTGTCAGTGCTCAGACTCATTTTGACTCAAGAAGTCCTCCATAGCAGGTTTCAGATCAGTTGTAACTGTAACTCACGGAAGagctttacaaaaaaaaaaagaaaaaaaagaaaaagaaaaaaaagaatacaaaataaataaataaacggTATGAACGGCCTAAGTCTGCATGGTTTAACTGCGTCTTTGCTGTTGCTCTCCAAATCAGCGCTGAGGAAGAACGCTCACTGTGCAGCCGTGCAGTCCCCATGCAGTCCTTCTCCCTCCACTCTCGTCTGGCTCAGTGGAGAAGTGAGGGGGGCAGCAGTCatctcctgcctcctctgcgCCACACACAGCTCTGATATGTACTGACCAGACATACCTAAACACGAGCCTATGAAGCGCGCATCATTACCCGAGGAGCTGTGACTCAACAGTCGTACACGAATATCATTTTGCGCAACTATGCGGGATGGAGTAGATTTGCACGTTTGGTGAGAAGCGCCTCTTTGgtgtgttttactttttttttttttttttttgttttttctccactgtgggaGGGTGCTTAACTGGACAATTACAAGCGGACGACTTTGGTGCCAAAACCACCTGAACTTTGTTGTCAGCACTTAGTTTGAAGTCCCTAAAAACGGCACTATACTGTAGAAAATAAGATTAATACAAAAACACGACATAAGGTATTATTGAGCATATATGTCTTGTGTAAAAACCCTTGGAATGAGAGCTACTTCCATCTATGTGTGGtccttgaaaatgttttggatgtTCAGGCAGGCAAAGGTTGAGCTTTAAAGGGCAAATTGATTTAACATCAAAAGTAGGTAACACAACCACATACAATTCCCTCTGCTTTAACAGGTATTTCTTTCCTATTTTGGTCAAATGCAGGAGTTCCTCAAAGTAACCTAATTTTGGATAAGAGCTCAGTTAGTGAGGAGTGACTGATTTAATGGGCTGAGTCCAGAAACATGCACATTCCTGAAACTGAGGTTCCTCCTGTTTAAGAGCTTTTTGACTGCTCCTGATGTAACACGGGTGGAGGACAAATACTGGCAAAAGCTTCTGATGAAAACCTGTGAAAGAATTGTAACCTTTATTattcaatgtaaaaaaaacaagctccCTCTTAAACAGAATCTTTAAAGCAGTGAAGATGCTTTTATTCACACCCCAAACTGCACTTTTTAGATTTACACCCCTTCCACATCGTGCTTTTTTATTCATCACCCTTAGTATTTATCGGAAGCATAACACAGACTTTATAGGATTACTCTGCAATGacttcattgtgttttcaagaaatgtgtcatcagGTTAGCTTTTGAACCAGATTATCTCAAAGATTTAAGATTTCATTAGACTTTGAAGTGGTTGGCCTAAAATCAGCATATTTAGTTTGTTGATTCTCAATATTCATTCTCCATTCTTTATACAATGATTATAATAAGACTCTCTATAAAGGCTGTCTTGATGGATGGAAGAtggtttttctcttttcatgctttttatcCAACTAAAACCTTGGACTTTGATATTTACctctttgtattttcttttgttctttattttcacaGGAAAATGCAATCATTTCATGCGTTTACCAGCTCTGATGTTTCACAGCTGTGCTAATCAACTTCAGTGTTTAGCTCTTCGATATCTTTATGGGGTGCAGAACtggtgaaacacactgaaaatgataTAAAAACTCACTGCACTGCTATTTGAGATGTGCAGTACTTGTTACTGATGATTTATGTGTCTAATAAAATTTGCATTATCATAAAATGTAACATTAACAGGTTCTTCAAAGCTAAACTGTAAACTGACAGTTTCTACCTTTTACATATTCAGAAGACTTGACAGCCTTCatcaacactgaaactgaaagcaaTCCCAAACCAAAAGccaaagggaaagaaaaagcatTTCCTTATTCTGAGGATCTCTGTGAAACCACTGGTTCATTTAAATTCTGAAATAAATTGAAACACAGGAGTGTAAtgaaaaattaatttaaataGGTAGAAAAAGTGAATTTAAATGAACGTCTCTTATTATAGCCTTtacctccttttctttcccttaaaggttccctgtggagtttttgaccacagGTAGTGCTGTGGAGCTGCAACCGGTGGGTCCCTGCATGCATCCAAGGACACATGTGGGTGACGACGGGCACAGTCCAACCAATGGTTTCACTCTATCCAGCTGAGCTGCAGGTAGGAGCAACACACCAAGATTCACTGCAATACGccctcagagacagagatgaagaagacTGCATTAAGGAAgggctttgcaaatgttttatgaggaaggaaatgcattcatcaTGTCTATGAGAGTCTCTTCGGGTTACCTGGCTTCACTCATTCTAACATCTGTGATCCTGGGCCATCAACTGGCTCTGTTAACTCTGAGTTAGTTGTTAGATACAAGTGACATCCTCAGAGCCAATGAATGAAATACTTAGTCTAATATGATGTAAAATTTGTGTTAAAGCGACAGCAAAAAGTGATATTCAGTGAGATGAAATGTATAGAATGTAATCACAACTAGAATATAATGAGGAGCTGATGCAAGAAATAATGACCAATATTAAAAATACAGCTATAAGGCTGTGAGTAAGTGTGGGTTAAAAGTAACATAAGACtggagcagacaggagaggagagaggagaaaagcacCCTACTGAATGCCTGATAAAGTCTATCGGACTGAAATATCGCATTTGTAAACATGGGAGCCAATTAAaagtctgtggattatttttctAATAAAAATCAACAGAGGgtttagtttttatttccaATTATCGTCACAAAGTCAGCTCATGTTATTCTGAGCTGCGGTGATATAATAAGAGTACAAAAGCATCAACACTGTCAGGAATCCTGTCGGGAATGCAATTAAAATGCAGCTATAATCTTCATTATGTGTTTAGTGTCATAAACTATTCCCCCTTTGCAGCAAACTCTGTTTTAATGTTATGCTTGCAGCAGCAAAGCAATTGGATTGATCTGTAAATGCTGCTGTTCATTACATGCCACTTTATTGATGATTGAATGATGATTTCCAGTGAGTGGTTGGCCTGTTGGCCGGGTGTGATCTGATCCTTGAAATTAAGGAAGTTGTTCCATCTTTGTGATCCTGGAAACCCAGAGTTGAACCCACAGATAGCTGGATGAACCATAATCTGACTTTGTGACTCAGGTCTCAGGGTACCTTTAAGTTTCTCCATGGTGGTCAGTATGTAAactctgtgtgttgtttgggTTGATGCAGGTGACAAGAGATGCATGAATTCTGATTACATGAATACTCAGAAATCATGCAGAGTAAAGAAAAAAGTGCAGTTCTTCTTGGTGTCACGtcttctcatttgttttctagagtAGAACGAtgtctgaatgagcaggtagTTGGTTATATTTGCTGCCTCAGTAGCAGCAAaactttcagctcatttgaaAAATCGCTCACCTTCATAACAtaagggtcacatccaacacctgttctgattttctgttcatacctttctctcataatttcatctaaactagcccagtaagaactttccttcatcatccattgcagttttcacttcgGGCCTTCTGTCTGAATGTAacgtcatgtgactgcaaacaaccaaTTGGCTGCAACTGGCTCAAACTTTACACAAAAGAATAGAACGAGGTACTTTCTTCCAATGTGGAATATCCTTTGATCAATTCAGGCGTCTATCAGAAGGTCAGAGTGTGATTGTGAGTGGGATCACTTTGAGTGAAGCAGTTACAGTCCAgtaggtggcagtaatgcaactTGTACGGAAGCCAACCGCCATAAAACTCCCCCgaagaagtggaggaggaggaagaggaagaagaagaaggacaaaaGATTAGCACATGTGGCGgctaatttgaaatgataaaacaactttctgtggattattagTGCTATGGACTAATATTTCCCTGGACTGGACCATCATCAGCGTAACCAGACCATTTTTGGCGGAGCGTTATCAATTGTTGGATCACTATGAGGCTTCATTGGTGAGTTGCCTGAGTTTCATAAGCGgttgttggtttgttgtttgattgtacctgctgttgTAATTGTATCTTGAAATTATTTGCATCAGTCGAATCACAAGAATCTTAGCTTTCCAACGATGTATGGCATGAGTACACACCTAAACAGAGCGTTTGTGTCAATGGACGGTCAGACCATTTATCACTCCTGTGCAGTACAACAGAATACAACCCTCAACAGAAGTCAGTGTGCGGTCAGTTCCCTGCAGTGTGAAGACTCATTACAGTTTCAGGGTCACCAAAGGATCAGTTTAAAACACTTAACACTAAATAACAATAAATGGGTAGGATTCATACAGGCACTTTTAGGCTCCTCAGAGCTCAATAAAGCCCGCAGCTGCAAACCAAGAAATCGCAaaattttttacagtgtgtggtggtgttCCTTCAGAGAGGATTAGACATGAGACACCCACACAGTCTTGCAGTCCTCCACCAGACACCAGAGCCCTCGATTCTTATGAGCATCTTTCTTAAAAGATGAATCACCTGGAATTATATCATTTCGCATCTAAGACCGGATTTTAGTGCTGGGATGAAGTGCATTTCACTGCCCATTTCACTTGATTGAATACACTGAGCTTTCAAATAACATAAAAGCGTCTGCTGCTGAGCGCGCTGCCAAGTGCTCTGGGTTAGAGAAAAGTTTCATATCTTTCTCTGGAAATTCGACTTGAGCAGGAGCGTCCTCCGTCTTTCTGTGTGCTTCAGCGGTGAGGATTTGCCTCAAGTTCAAGAGGATCAACTTTTCTTCTTGGCAgggcaaacaaaataaatcctGAATTACATAAGACATGGAacaatttgatttctttttaaagacATGGCTCCTAGTTTTGTGCCGTAATCTGTCATTGATTCAATCCATGCAACATTAGTCAAATGAGATTAAGAAAGAAGATGTTTTCTCTAGATTGCAGATAAAGACAGCTCCACGTTtagaatatttgttttgttatgtcagagatttattttttgtacTTTGTCAGACTTGAGCGACTGGAGGGAGTTTCCAGTATGATGTGTCTCATCATACTATAAAACAATTCATCTCATGTCTGAGCAGACTGTCTGCATTCAAGTGTTTGAGTCCAGAGAGCTTGGCTGaatgtttttcctgttgtgaagagttgaggtcagaggtcagagactGTCTTTGACCTTCTGGTCACGGCAAAGCTGTGTGCACAGACACCATATGTTCAGCATTATCCACTTCAACACGAGACACAAATGCTTTTATCATCACACTGAGCCCACAGGACTGATTTATGAGCAGTGTGATGTGTGATAAACTGCAGAAGAAGTGTTTTAagagtacagtacagacagGTTTACTGCCAGGCTTGAAACTGAAGTTCTGCTGCACAAATTT contains:
- the LOC143326002 gene encoding alpha-1A adrenergic receptor-like — translated: MSLSTDNVTNLWKNGSSELDGTLGHSQVNFTNSSGGNHTEPSEVDLTRAIPLGLVLGAFIVFAIAGNILVILSVVCNRHLRTPTNYFIINLAIADLLLSTTVLPVSATLEILDYWVFGRIFCDIWAAVDVLCCTASIMSLCVISIDRYIGVSHPLQYPGIVTEKRALLAMLGVWALSVVISIGPLFGWKQPPSPDDTVCPITEEPFYALFSSLGSFYIPLVVILAMYCRVYIVAKRTTKNLEAGVMRERMNSSELTLRIHKGSQVQEESGNSGTGKGRAHQARSSLTVKLLKFSREKKAAKTLGVVVGMFTLCWLPFFLALPIGSFNVNLRPPDVLFKVIFWLGYFNSCLNPIIYPCYNREFKLAFIRILRCQWHQRKRPSWKAYNYRSSNFSSSGHSRKGSADHNSGCLNGSQRTLPSSASPSPSYLSKGLPPCPEGETLYIWGGATPTPSTPSLLPGSPADCQQGAQRGEVRGGVPDEETTGGIFSFSFMKNRGKGGINKESIEPDDNV